A single window of Candidatus Bathyarchaeota archaeon DNA harbors:
- the cas1 gene encoding CRISPR-associated endonuclease Cas1, translated as MKIFLDDFGLFLGRKRNRFVIKKGGEVKEIVADDVESIICCSSGVSFSSSALNLAVKNNIQVVLARHGGWPYAILMPSSLTGSVRARREQFLAYNDERGFILAKRFVIGKLVNQANLLKLLAKNRRQTSPKLSESLYEAGRAIEQVAAKVDELMAASVDEKRQDLMNLEAEAARSYWGGIQQVVPPELGFKGRETRGARDPFNAMLNFGYQTILFSEIWKAVCYAGLDFYAGYLHADRPGKPSLVLDLMEEFRQQVVDRTLISLMAKGMIKPEEIFAEEGGEEGRILSKEVVKTLLKSLQERLDMEVMFEGQRGTIKGFMHNQARRIARFLLHESDYKPFTLGW; from the coding sequence TTGAAGATCTTTCTTGACGATTTCGGTCTCTTTCTTGGCAGAAAAAGGAATCGGTTCGTTATCAAGAAGGGGGGCGAGGTGAAGGAGATCGTTGCGGATGATGTCGAATCTATCATTTGCTGCTCAAGTGGCGTCTCATTCTCATCCAGCGCCCTGAACCTTGCAGTTAAAAACAACATCCAGGTGGTCTTGGCTCGACATGGTGGCTGGCCCTACGCAATTCTAATGCCGTCTTCTTTGACTGGTTCGGTCAGGGCGCGTAGAGAACAGTTCTTGGCATATAATGATGAGAGAGGTTTCATATTGGCTAAGAGGTTCGTGATTGGGAAACTTGTGAACCAGGCTAATCTACTTAAGCTGCTTGCGAAGAATAGGCGACAGACGAGCCCCAAACTTTCCGAAAGCCTTTACGAGGCTGGCAGGGCTATAGAGCAGGTTGCAGCAAAAGTTGATGAGTTAATGGCGGCAAGCGTTGATGAGAAACGCCAGGACTTAATGAATCTTGAGGCCGAGGCCGCTAGATCCTACTGGGGCGGTATCCAGCAAGTTGTTCCGCCAGAACTAGGCTTTAAAGGCAGGGAGACTAGGGGCGCACGCGACCCGTTTAATGCTATGCTAAACTTCGGATACCAAACAATACTATTCTCAGAGATCTGGAAGGCAGTGTGCTATGCAGGGCTAGACTTCTATGCTGGCTACCTGCATGCTGACAGGCCGGGCAAACCGTCGCTAGTCCTAGATTTAATGGAGGAATTCCGCCAGCAGGTTGTGGACAGGACGCTTATCTCCTTGATGGCGAAGGGCATGATTAAGCCTGAAGAGATCTTCGCAGAGGAAGGCGGAGAGGAGGGTAGGATCCTAAGTAAGGAGGTAGTGAAAACTCTGCTAAAGAGCCTCCAGGAGCGGCTGGACATGGAAGTGATGTTCGAAGGGCAGAGAGGCACAATCAAGGGTT